The window CTGGAAACTCTCGAGAATTTGAGCTATGAGGCCCGCCTGTCGGAGGCATTGCTTCCGGTCGAGACCGCGCTGGACGACATCCCGGCGCTGGCCGTGACCGATGAAGACGCCTTCCGGCTTGCGCAGGGACGCGCCATTGTTCTGCTCCCAAGGCAGGTTGAAACACTGAAAGCCGAGCTCACGCCCGGCGATCGAACCGTTTCCGCCATGGTGGGAGAGAGACTGGTGGCCCTGTGCGAGATGCGCGCCGGACGGCTCAATCCGGTGCGGGTCTTTCAACTCACCTGAGCGGAGACAACCCGATGTCGATCACTGCCGAGCGCAAGACCGCTCTTATCGCCGAACACGCCCGCACCGAGGGTGACACCGGCAGCGCCGAAGTCCAGGTCGCGATCCTCTCCGAGCGCATCGCCAACCTGACCGAGCACTTCAAGACCCACAAGAAGGACAACCACAGCCGTCGTGGTCTGTTGATGATGGTTTCCCAGCGTCGCAGCCTCCTCGACCACCTGAAGAAGTCCGACCTGGGCCGTTACACGGCTCTGATCGAAAAGCTGGGTCTGCGCCGCTAGTTCTGGCGCAGTCGGCCGCCCTGCTCCGGCAGGGCGGCCGAACGCACTTTTGGGCCTCCGTTTCGAGACAGGCTGAAACGAAGGTCGCTGCGGATCCGCCTCATGTGGCTCCGAACACTTAGGCCGGAGATCACGATCCCCGGACGCCTGTCGCACTGGATGAGGAATACTCGGGACCGCCATTCGGCCGCCCGCCCCTGTCCGTCCGGAAGGAAATGGGTCCTCCGGAACCGAAAGAAGCAAAAATGTTCGAAATCATGCGCAAGACGATCGAGTGGGGCGGCAAGACGCTGGTCCTCGAAACCGGTCGCATCGCCCGTCAGGCTGACGGCGCCGTTCTGGCCACCATGGGCGAAACCGTCGTCCTGGCCACTGCCGTGTTCGCCAAGAAAGCCAAGCCCGGCCAGGACTTCTTCCCCCTGACCGTCAACTACATCGAGAAGACCTATGCCGCGGGCAAGATCCCGGGCGGCTTCTTCAAGCGCGAAGGTCGTCCGTCGGAAAAGGAAACCCTGGTTTCCCGCCTGATCGACCGTCCGATCCGCCCCCTGTTCGTCAAGGGCTTCAAGAACGAAGTCCAGGTCGTCTGCACCGTGCTGCAGCATGACCTCGAGAACGATCCCGACATCGTTGCCATGGTCGCCGCCTCGGCCGCCCTGGTGATCTCCGGCGCCCCGTTCATGGGCCCGATCGGCGCGGCCCGCGTCGGTTATGTCGGTGGCGAATACATCCTGAACCCGACGCTCGACGAGCTGAAGGACAGCAAGATGGACCTGGTCGTGGCCGGCACCGCCGACGCCGTGATGATGGTCGAATCCGAAATCCAGGAACTCTCGGAAGAGGTCGTCCTGGGCGGCGTCAGCTTCGCCCACAAGTCGATGCAGGCCGTGATTGACGGCATCATTGAACTGGCCGAACACGCCGCCAAGGAACCCTTCGACTTCCAGCCGGAAGACACCGACGCCCTGAAGGCCGAAGTGAAGAAGGCCGTCGGCGCCGACCTGGCCTCCGCCTACACCATCCGCGCCAAGGGCGACCGCGTTGCCGCCCTGTCGGCCGCCAAGTCCAAGGCCGTCGACACCTTCGCCAAGAGCGACACCAACCCGGCCGGCATCGATCCGCTGAAGCTGATCTCGGTGTTCAAGGAACTGGAAGCCGACATCGTCCGTCGCTCCATCCTCGACACCGGCATCCGCATCGACGGCCGTACCGTCGACAAGGTGCGTCCGATCCTCGGTGAAGTCGGCATCCTGCCGCGCACCCACGGCTCGGCCCTGTTCACCCGCGGCGAAACCCAGGCGATCGTGGTCGCCACCCTGGGCACCGGCGACGACGAACAGTTCATCGACGCCCTGGAAGGCACCTACAAGGAATCCTTCCTGCTGCACTACAACTTCCCTCCCTTCTCGGTCGGTGAGACCGGTCGGATGGGCAGCCCCGGCCGCCGCGAAATCGGCCACGGCAAGCTGGCCTGGCGCGCCCTGCGCCCGATGCTGCCGGCCAAGGAAGACTTCCCCTACACCATCCGCCTGGTCTCCGAGATCACCGAGTCGAACGGCTCGTCCTCGATGGCCACGGTCTGCGGCGCCTCGCTGGCCATGATGGACGCGGGCGTTCCGCTGATCCGTCCGGTCTCGGGCATCGCCATGGGCCTGATCCTCGAAAAGGACGGCTTCGCCGTTCTGTCCGACATCCTCGGCGACGAAGATCACCTGGGCGACATGGACTTCAAGGTGGCCGGCACCAGCGAGGGTCTCACCTCGCTGCAGATGGACATCAAGATCGCCGGCATCACCGAAGAGATCATGAAGCAGGCGCTGGCCCAGGCTAAGGGCGGTCGCGAGCACATCCTCGGCGAGATGAACAAGGCGATGGATGCGCCGCGCGAAGAAGTCGGCGACTACGCGCCGAAGATCGAAACCATCACCATCCCGACCGACAAGATCCGGGAAGTGATCGGCACCGGCGGCAAGGTGATCCGCGAGATCGTCGCCACCACCGGCGCCAAGGTCGACATCAACGACGAAGGCACGGTCAAGGTTTCGGCCTCGGACGGCGCCAAGATCAAGGCCGCCATCGACTGGATCAAGTCGATCACCCAGGAAGCTGAAGTCGGCGCGATCTATGACGGCAAGGTCGTCAAGGTCGTCGATTTCGGCGCCTTCGTGAACTTCTTCGGCGCCAAGGACGGCCTCGTCCATGTCAGCCAGATCAGCAACGAACGCGTCGCCAAGCCGTCGGACGTGCTGAAGGAAGGCCAGATCGTCAAGGTCAAGCTTCTCGGCTTCGACGATCGCGGCAAGACCAAGCTGTCGATGAAGGTTGTCGACCAGGAAACGGGCGAAGACCTGTCCAAGAAGGAAGCGGCGGCCGAAGAGGCTTAAGCCTTTTCAGCCCGGTTTTTCCGGACGGAATGCAGCGGGCGGCTCCGAAAGGGGCCGCCCGTTTTGCGTTTGGGAGGTGGGTTGGGGCTGGCAATTCGAGGTGGCCTGACGTTCAGTTGTAACTCCGACCAGGGCGCGGCTAGATGCTGCAATGAGCACTGACACAGATGATTGGGCCATGGTGACGCGAGCCGTTGCCGAGATCATCGCTGAACGCCCTGATGAGTATTTGCCCACGGTTAGGCAGAATCTCGAGGATCTGTTGCTGCACATTCGGCGCACGAACCGCCCTGCACCGTCCGTCTCTCCTGGATACTGGCCGACTTTCTGCCTTGAGTGGGACGTGGTGGAATCCAGCAACCTCCTGATCGAGGTCTTCGAGGACCGCTATGAGGTCTATCGGTTCTTCGATGGAAAGACAGACATCTGGTATGAGCCGCACGCCCATGGTGATCGGCTTTCTGTCGCTTTCGAGGCTGAGCTACCAAGGGCCGCCTAAACGTCGCCCGCAGACCTCCAGGGTCGGTGCGATCCTTACATCTCTTGGAGGCTGCAGCGTGCCGAGGCGTACAGGTCTGTCAAGGACGGCCCTGCGGGCCGCCGCTCCGCGGCGACGCGAGAGCGTCGTCCTTGAGAGACCTGTACGCCTCGGCGATCGTCTCGCCGTGAGATGTAAGGATGGCTCCGCCCGAGGGGGGCGAAGGGCGCACCTGCTGAATAGGCAAGTAAATGTGCAGCCATTCCTCACAGCCGTCATTCCCGCCCTTGTGGCGGGAACCCCTGTTTCAGCTGACACGTGAGACGCCAGCGAAGTGCGCGCGCACTTCGCCCCTCCCGCACCTGCGGCGGACAGAGGGGTTCCCGCCACAAGGGCGGGAATGACGGTGGAGATTAGGGGGCCTCTATCCTCGTTCCCGTATGGGGATACGCGACCCTCGCCCCCAGCCACTTCAACGCCCTGGCCTCGCCACCCACCGTCACGATGCAAAATCGACGCAGCCCCCCGCAAAACGCCCCCATACTTCTCCTCGCCCCATCGCAGGGGAGGGCGTCCAGCTGGCGACCGACACGCGCGGTGGGGGCGGTTGTACGGGTTCAAGAGGGCAGGGGACGTAAACCTGTCCATCGGGGGAAGGCCAAAGCCCCCGCCCGTCCGAAGGTTCGCTCCGGGTGCCTCCGGAATCGGCGTGGCTGCAGCCCAAGGGCTCAAGTCCGTCGCGAGGAGGGCAGGATCCGGGTGGGGTGAAGGGTTGAACCAGACCCGCGCGCCCCGGCCAGAGGGATAACAACCGCGCGGAGCGCTCCGGCCACGGCCGAAACGGTACTCCAATCACACTCTTCCGGGCCTGGCCCGGACGCTCCGCCGCCTCCCCACTCGCCGGTCAAACCGGCGAGGCTGCGAACCTGTGTCTACCGCTTCGGCGTCACCCGGATCGTCACCGGGTCCGGTGTGCCGTTGCCGCCGCGACAGGCGGCCGGCTTGAACTTCAGGTCCAGGCACACCCAGACCTCGGTCAGGCGATTGTCGCGGTTGACCCGGACATTCAGGCCCTCGGCCCTCAGGCCACGATTGCGGGTCAGGAAGGCGGCGCGTACCTGACCGGCGGTCATGGTCCCGTTCGCCTCGGGCTGCAGGTCGGGCACGTTCAGTCCGGCGCGCACGGCGCGGGCCTTTTTGAAATAGGCCTCGGGCGTCTTCCAGTCGCATGTGCCGTGGGCCTGCCACTCATGCTGCAGCAGCCAGGGCGAGGGGGTCATGCAGAGATTGGCCTTCACCGTCTTCAGGCTGAGCGGCGGGCTGGGCCGGCAATAGCGGGGGTGGACGCGGTCGGGCCCATTGGGCCACAGGCCGTGAACGGTGAAGCCGAAGCTGTTGGCCTCGCACTGGATGGCCTTGTCGGATTCCGGGATGTTCGACCGGCAGGCCTCGGGCGACCAGTAGAGGGCCAGAAGATAGGCCGCGATCGGAATGTCGGTGTGGATCTGGTCCGCCGGCGGCACCTCGGCCGGGGCCGGCACCACGTCGCGCGGCAGGGTGCAGGCCTTGAGGTCGGAGGCCTGGGCCGCGCCGGCCAGGCCCAGGGCCACGGCCCCGCCGATCAGGGTTCGGATAATCATGGCCGTCATGGGTCTTCCCGGGCTGGCCGGGCCCGCAGACTGCGGCCCCGCCGCGATGTCCTTACAACAGGCGCGGCAGGACGTCGCTCGTCTGACGGCCCGGATCATTATTGAGAATGATTATCATTGCACTGCCACAAGGCCCTAGATAAGAACGCTTCGCAATATCAGAAAGGGCGCGCGGGATCGCCGCCCCTCTGCAGACAGGATTTGTGATGCGTAATGTAAGCCCCCGTGATCCGGCCCTGCCGGGCATTGTCAGCCGTCAGCGGCGCGCCCTGGGCGCCGCCGCCGTGGCCGGCGTCGCCGGCCTGGCCTTTGGCGCGGGCCTGGTCCAGGCCGCCGAGGCCCCGGCCTCGACCGCCCTGGCGACCGCCCCCGCCGACCCAACCGAGATCTCGGCGGTCAAGGTCGACGGCCACAGGGCCACCGACGTCCAGTCGGCCAAGTACACCGCCCCGCTGGTCGACACGCCGCGCTCGATCACGGTGATCTCCAACAAGATCATCGAACAGACCGCCGCGACCTCGCTGCAGGACATTCTGCGAACCTCGCCGGGCATCACCTTCGGGGCGGGCGAGGGCGGCCAGCCCCTCGCCGACCGGCCGTTCATCCGGGGCCAGGCCTCGGGCAACAATGTCTTCGTCGACGGTATCCGCGACAGCGGCGGCCAGACCCGCGAGGTCTTCAATCTCGAACAGGTCGAGGTCATCAAGGGGCCGGACTCGGTCTATAGCGGCCGTGGCTCGGGCGGCGGCAGCATCAATCTGGGCTCCAAGTCGCCCAAGCCCGTCAGCTTCCTGCGCGGCTCCCTCGCCGCCGGCACCGACGCCAATGTCCGCGGCACGGTCGATGCCAACCAGGCCCTGGGCGAGACAGCGGCGGTGCGCCTGAACCTGATGTACACGCAAGGCGATACGCCGGGCCGCGACAGTGTCGATTTCAGGCGCTGGGGCGTCGCCCCGTCCCTGGCCTTCGGCCTCGGCACCGACACCCAGGTGACGGCCAGCTACTATCATCTGGAGACCGAGCAGGACCCCGACTACGGCATCCCCCTGGCCGCCAAGCGCAGCTGGGGCGCGGCCGGAACCGACGGTCGCACCCGTCCGGCGGACGGCATTCTGGACGTGTCTCCCGACGCCTATTACGGCCTGTCGGCGCGCGACTTCCTGAAGACCCGGGCCGATATCGCCACCCTGATCTTCAACCATCAGATCCATGACGACTTCGCCGTCCGCCAGGCGGTACGCTATTCCAGATCGCTGAACGACTATGTCGTCACCAATCCCGGCGATGGCGGCGTGGCCCAGTTCGTGGCCGGCGACTGGTGGATGAAGCGCGGCACCAAGACGCGCTGGAACCCGACCACCACGGTCGCGGCGGTCACCGATTTCAGCGGCGGGTTTGATCTCGGGACGGTAGAGAACCGCTTCAATCTCGGCATCGAGCTGGCCCGCGAGATCAATGAGAACGCCACCTATGTGGTCTTCACCCGCTCGGGTTCGGCCTGTCCGGCCGGCTTCACGGCCAATGTCACCGCAGCGGGAGCCGGCGACTGCACCCGGCTCTATGCCCCCAGCTCCAGTGACAGCTGGAACGGGACCATCACCCGCGCCCCGGCGGCCCGCTCGGTGACAAAAAGCGCAGCGATCTACGGCTTCGACACGATCAAGCTCAGCGAAAAGCTGCAGGTCAATCTCGGCGGCCGCTATGACGTCTACAAGACCCGCGGCACCAATGTGACGGTGACCAGCGCCAGTGGCGTGATCACCGGCGCGGTCTTCACCAGCGTTCCGGAAGCCGAGTGGGACTTCTTCAACTACCAGGTCGGCCTGGTGTTCAAGCCGACCGCCGCCTCCAGCCTCTATGGCTCCTATGCCACCGCCTCGACGCCGCCGACCATTTCGGCCGGCGACCAGAACACGGCGACCGGCACGGGCACGGGCAATCTGGCGACCACCCTGCTGGACCCGGAAGACACCACCAGCGCCGAGCTGGGGGCCAAGTGGACCTTGTTCGCCGACCGCCTGGCCCTGTCGGGAGCCCTGTTCCGGACCGAGCGCAAGAACGCCCAGATCCAGGTCGCGGCCGGTGTCTATGAGCAGGTCGGCGAGGCCATGGTCCAGGGCGTCGAGCTGGGCATTTCGGGCCATGTCACACCCCGGTGGCAGGTGTTCGGCGGCTATACCTATATGGACAGCGAACTGGTGCGCGGGGCCTATAATGGCGTCAACCAGGGCGACCCCCTGGCCAATACGCCCAAGCATAGCCTGAGCCTGTTCTCGACCTATCGCGTGACCCGCAAGATCGCCCTCGGCGGCGGGGCCTACCATGTCTCCAGGAGCTTCGGCGGCAATCAGGGCGGGGCCGGCGGCGGCGTCAACCGGGTCCATGCTCCGGCCTATAGCCGCTATGACGCCTTTGCCTCCTGGGCGATCAACGACCGCATCGACCTGCAGCTCAATGTCCAGAACCTGACGGACGAGCGCTATATCCTGCGCACCAATGGCGTCCACCACGCCGACCCCGCGCCGGCCCGCCAGACGATGCTGACCGTCAACGTCAAGTACTGAGACTCCCCTCTCGACTTGACGTTCGCCCCGTCCGGCAGGCCCAGGCCGGACGGGGCACCTTCATGTCCGACCTACGGAATTTCGATCATGATGCTGCAGATTCCCGAAGTCCTGACCAAGGTCCAGGTGGCCGAATGCCTGGCGATCCTCGACGCCGCCCTCTGGGTCGACGGCAACCTGACCTCGGGCTTCCAGGCGGCCCTGGCCAAGCAGAACCAGCAGCTGCCGCAAACCGGCGAGGCGGCCCGGACGGTCGGGGCGATCCTCCTGGCGGCGCTGGAGCGCAACCCCCTGTTCGTCTCGGCGGCCCTGCCCCGGACGATCCTGTCGCCGATGTTCAACCGCTATGGCGAGGGCATGGGCTTTGGCGACCATATCGACAATGCCGTGCGCCGTGATCCGGTCACCGGCCAGACCCTGCGCACCGACCTGTCGGCGACCCTCTTCCTGTCCGAACCCGAGGACTATGACGGCGGCGAGCTGGTGGTTGACGACCTCTATGGCAGCCATGCGGTCAAGCTTTCGGCCGGCGACCTGATCCTCTATCCGGCCTCCAGCCTGCACCATGTGACGCCGGTGACCCGGGGAACCCGCACGGCCAGCTTCTTCTGGATCCAGAGCCTGGTGCGCGAGGATGCCCGCCGGTCGCTGCTGCTGGACATGGATGTCGCTATCCAGCGATTGTCGGGCACGGTGGGCGCGGCCGATCCCTCGATCCTGGCCCTGACCGGAACCTATCACAACCTGCTGCGGCAATGGGCCGAGGTCTGAGGCTCGACGAGCGCGCTCGGCGAACATCGGTGTGCAAGGCAACACTCCCTTTACCAAAGGGCTCCACGATCCCTCGCGCGATCACCCGGAGCCCCGATGCCGTCTTCCCCGTCTTCCGACGCGACCCTGCTCGCGCCCTTGCCCTTCGGTGAGGCGGAAGCGGCCCGCTGGTTCTTCGCCCATGCCAAGGACCTGTTCGCCGTCGTCACGCCGGACGGCCGGTTCTCGGTGGTCAATCCCGCCTGGCAGGCCCTGACGGGGTGGTCGCCGGAGGATCTGGTCGGCCGGGCCTGTATCAAGTTCCTGCACGCCGAGAGCCATGGTGAACTGATCGACACCGGCCGGCGGCTTCGGGAGACCGGCTTTACCGTCAACCGCCTGCGGGTCCTGTGCAAGGACGGCGGGACGGTCTGGCTCGAGGGGCGCTCGCACCTGGGCCCCGGCGGTGAAATGGTCGGCACCCTGCATGATGTCTCGGTCGAGGTGGCCGCCACCCGCACCCGGGAGATCCTCGCCGAGGCAGCCGGAATCGGCGTCTGGACCTATGATCCGGTGACCGAGCACATCGACTGGACGCCTGACGCCCTGACCGCCACTGGCCTGTCGCCCAGCGACCTGGACAGCGCCGACGCCTTTCTGGCCCGGCTGGACGATGATCAGCGAACCGAGGTGGCCGATATTCTTCGCAAGGCGGTCCGTTCCGGCGAAGCCGGGGCGGTGGAATTCCGGCTGCGCGGTCGCGACGATCAGTGGTTCACCCTGAGGTCGACCTATCGGGCCGAGCCGCTGGACGGCGGCCTGTTCGCCCTGACCGGGATTTCGCAGAATGTCACCGATGTTGTGCGCAGCCGCGACGCGGCCCTCTGGGGCGAACGCCGGGCCCGGCAACTGGTCGAGGAAGCCCCGTTCGCGGTGGCCGTCTATGATCGCGACCTGCGCCTGCAGGTGGTCAGCCCGCGATTCCTCGAGGTCTTTCGCTCGACCGAAGCGGAGGTGATCGGCAAGTCGTTGCACGACCTGACCCACGGCAGTCGCCGGCGCTTTGTCTCGGCCGTGACCCGGGCCCTGTCCGGCGAGGTGGTCGCCCGGAGGGAGGATCGGCTGCATGACGCCGAGGGGGGCGAACACAGCCTGCGCTGGGAAGCCCGGCCCTGGCGCGATGCCTCCGGCGCGATCGTCGGGGTCATCACCTATATGGACGACGTTACCGCCCTGGCCGACGCTCGCCGCGAGGCCCACGTCAATGCCCGCCGGCTACGCACGGCCCTCGGTGCGGCGCGGGCCGGGGTCTATGAAATCGATCATGCCAGCCGGTCCTTCTGGGGATCGCCGGAGTTTCATCGCATGCTCGGGCGGCGCATTGCCTATGAGGATGTGCGCGAGGCCGTCTGGCCGATGCTGCATCCCGAGGATCGTGAGGCCCTGAAGGCCTCCGCCCCTGTCTGGCGACAGGGCGGCCCCCAGGTCTTCGACGCCCGCATGCTGGATGTCGCCGGGCAGGCCCGGTGGATGCGGGTGTTTCACGAGGTGCGCCGCGATGCCAACGGGCGGATCCGCAAGGCCTTCGGCCTGATCCTCGACATCGACGAGCGCAAGCGGGCCGAACTGGCCCTGGTGGCCGCCGAGCGCGAGGCCCAGGCTGCCAGTGAAGCCAAGGCCCAGTTCCTGGCCAATATGAGCCATGAGATCCGGACGCCGATGAACGGCGTGCTCGGCGTCATGCATCTGCTGAAGCGCCAGGGTCTGCCGGTCGAGGCCGAGGACCTGCTGGGTGAGGCCCTGGCCTGCGGCCAGATGCTGTCGACCCTGCTGGATGACGTGATCGACATCTCGCGCATCGAGGCCGGCAAGCTGGAGATTCACCCCGAGCCCGTTGATCCGCTGAACCTGTTGCAGGGCGTGGGGCGGTTGATGGCCGCCCAGGCCGAGACCAAGGGTCTGGACCTGGTGATCGACGCACCGCCCCTGGGCTGGATCAGCACCGATCCGACCCGCCTGCGTCAGGCCCTGTTCAACCTGATCGGCAATGCCGTGAAGTTCACCCTGCAGGGCACGGTGACGGTCCGGGCGCGTCGCCTTGAGGCCGCGGACGGTCCGATGATCGCCTTTGACGTCATCGACACCGGGGTTGGCGTGCCGACCGAGGTTCAGTCGCGGCTGTTCGAGCGCTTCGAGCAGGGGGATGCCAGCACCACCCGGCGGTTCGGCGGCTCGGGCCTGGGCCTGGCCATCACCCGGCGCCTGGCCCAGATGCTGGGCGGGGAGGTCGTCTTCCAGTCCGAACCTGGCGTCGGCTCCCGCTTCACCCTGACCATTGCCGCGCCGGCCTGCGCCGCCCCGATGCCGATCGGTCCGGCCTCGGCCGACATTCTGGCCGGCCTGCGGATCCTGCTGGTCGAGGACAATCCGACCAATCAGCTGGTGGCGTCGCGGATCCTGCAGCAGCTGGGGGCGGTGGTGCACCTGGCCGACAATGGCCAGTCCGGCGTCGAGGCTGTCCGCGAGGGGGGCTTCGATCTGGTGCTGATGGATGTACAGATGCCGGGGATTGACGGGCTCGAGGCGTCCCGGCGGATCCGCGCCCTGCCGGGCTCGGCCGGAAAAACGCCGATCATTGCCCTGACCGCCAATGTCATGGCTCACCAGCGCGCAGCCTATCTGGCCGCCGGCATGGACGGGGTCGCGGCCAAGCCGATCTCGCCGACGGCCCTGGTCACCGAAATCCTGCGGCTGGCGGACGGCCTGCCGATTTCAGAGACCGCTGTCGCCTGAGTTTCCCCGACGATCGAACCACGCTAAAGCAGTCGTCGAAGAGCGTGTGACAGCTCAAGGGGACCCCGAATGACCGACCAGACGACCCAGGAAGAGGGCGCATCCATGCGGACAGTGGTGGCGGCTTCGTCGGCCGGCACCGCCTTCGAGTGGTACGACTTCTTCATTTTCGGAAGCCTGGCCCAGGTCATTTCCAAGACCTTTTTCACCGGCCTGCCCGACGCCGCCGGCTATATCGCCGCCCTGGCCCTGTTCGGGGTCGGCTTTGCCTTCCGGCCTCTGGGGGCTCTGGTCTTTGGCAAGATCGGCGACCAGGCCGGTCGCAAGGGCGCGTTCCTCGCCACTGTGCTGCTGATGGGCGGTGCCACCTTCGCCATCGCCTTCCTGCCGACCTATGAGCAGGCCGGTATCATCGCACCGATCCTGCTGATCATCCTGCGCTGTTTGCAGGGCTTCGCCCTCGGCGGGGAATATGGCGGCGCCGCGATCTATGTCGCCGAGCACTCGCCCCCCGACAAGCGTGGCTGGTCGACCTCCTGGGTTCAGACCTCGGCCGCCTTTGGCCTCTTCGGCGCCCTGCTGGTGATCATGGCCACTCGCGCCGCTGTCGGCGTTGAAGCCTTTGACGCCTGGGGCTGGCGGATCCCGTTCGCCGTCTCGATCGGCCTGCTCGGCATCTCTGTGTGGATGCGCCTGAAGCTCACCGAGAGCCCGGCCTTCGCCAAGATGAAGGAAGAGGGCGAGGCCTCGAAGGCACCCTATGCCGAAGCCTTCGGCCAGTGGAAGAACATGAAGCTGGTCATCCTGGCCTTCCTGTCGATGATGTGCGCCCAGGGGGCCGTCTGGTACACGAGCTTCTTCTATGTCCAGACCTTCATGGAGAAGTTCCTCAAGGTCGATCCGGTCACAATCAATGCCCTGATGATGACCGCGACGGCGGTCAGCGCGATCTTCTACGTCGTGTTCGGTTGGTTGTCGGACAAGGTGGGCCGCAAGCCGGTCATGCTGGCGGGCATGACCCTGGCCCTGGTCTTCTACTTCCCCGGCTTCCACCTGCTCGAACGCGCCGCCAATCCGGCCCTTGCCGAGGCCTCGGCCAGGTCACCGGTCTCGGTGATTGCCGATCCTGCAGACTGCGCCCTGCAGTTCGACCCGGTCGGCAAGGCCGCCTTCGTGTCGTCCTGTGACATCGTCAAGAGCACCCTGGCCAATGCCGGGGTCTCCTATGATAATCAGAAAGCCCCGGCCGGCACCCCGGCGGTGATGAAGGTCGGCGACGTCGTGGTTGCCTCGCCCAGCGCCGAGGGCCTGTCGAAAGCCGAAACCAAGGCGGTCAAGGCGGACACCGAAGCTCGGATCAAGGCGGCCCTGACGGCGGCGGGCTATCCGGCCAAGGCCGATCCGGCCCGGATGAACCTGGTGGGCATGTTCGGCGTGCTGCTGGTCTTCGTGATCGCGGCGACCGCCCTGTTCGGCCCGCTGGCGGCCTGTCTGGTTGAGCTGTTCCCGACCCGGGTGCGCTATACCGCCCTGTCTTTGCCCTATCACATCGGCACCGGCTGGGTGGGCGGCTTCGTGCCATTCTTCGCCTTCGCCATCGTCACGGCGGTCGGCAATATCTATGCGGGCCTTTGGTATCCGGTCTTCTTCACCCTGGTCAGTGTCCTGACGACCCTGTTCCTGCTGCCCGAGACCAAGGGCAGGGCCCTGGACCAAGTCTGACCCGGCCCTAGAGCCCTGTCTCACCTGATGGCCTCATCAGGTGAGACAGGGCCATAAGTCAAAAGCCTGGAGCGTTCTTCAATCCGACAACCGTTTCACACTTGTCGGAAGCCGCCCTAGTTCGCCGGGGCTGAAAGCAGGACCTCGACCGCAACGTCGGCGGCGGTCAGGGCCTGGACCAGGGCCGGCTCGACCGGCGCGGTGATCAGGCGCACGACCTGTCGACCTTCGGAGGCCAGCTGGATCAACCGCTCGGCCGTGGCCTCGTGGGGCGTGATCCGCTCGACGTCGCGGCGGGCCATGGTCAGGATCTGCGGATCGACGTCTGGATCGAAGACCAGGGCATCAGCCGCGGACAGGGCCCGGACGGCGCGCAGGGTCAGCAGATCCGACGGGCCCTTGCCGGCAATGAAGCGCACCCGGCCACGGCGGGCCGAGCCCTTGGCCAGGGCCTCGCGGAACAGTCGCCCGGCGGTTTCCATGTCGCCCGACATCGCCGCCTGGGCCGCCTCGCCGGTCGCCGCATCGCGCAGGAACGAGCGGCGCTCATGCATGGCCGGCAGGGTCTTGCGGACCTCGTCCTGGAAACGGCGCAGCAGGGCGGCAACCCGGCCGGCGCCCTCCGGCACCTGGGCCTCAATGTCATTGCGCAGCAGGGTGGCCAGCACCGGCGAGGCCCCGCCGGTCCCGACGGCCGCCACCACCTCGCCCCGATCAATGACCGCCGGGGTGTTGAAGTCGCAGAGGGCGGGCTTGTCGACCACATTGACCAGGACCCGCGCGGCGCGGGCGGCGGCGGCGGCGGCCTGGATAAAGACCTCGTCCTCACTGGCGATGAAGGCCAGGACTGCCCCGGCATAGGCCCCCGGCAGGAAGGCGGCATGGCCATCGATCCGCACGACCGTGGCCGGCGACCCCTCGAACAGCCGGGCCTTGTTGTCGGCACCGTCGCCGGAGCCGGCGATCACGACCTTGCGGCCGGCGAGGGGGAAATAGGCGGGAAAACTGTCCAAGAGGGGTCCCTCAGCGGGCCTGGCAGGCATCATAGGGGCCACCCGGGAAGCC of the Caulobacter henricii genome contains:
- the rpsO gene encoding 30S ribosomal protein S15, which produces MSITAERKTALIAEHARTEGDTGSAEVQVAILSERIANLTEHFKTHKKDNHSRRGLLMMVSQRRSLLDHLKKSDLGRYTALIEKLGLRR
- the pnp gene encoding polyribonucleotide nucleotidyltransferase; the encoded protein is MFEIMRKTIEWGGKTLVLETGRIARQADGAVLATMGETVVLATAVFAKKAKPGQDFFPLTVNYIEKTYAAGKIPGGFFKREGRPSEKETLVSRLIDRPIRPLFVKGFKNEVQVVCTVLQHDLENDPDIVAMVAASAALVISGAPFMGPIGAARVGYVGGEYILNPTLDELKDSKMDLVVAGTADAVMMVESEIQELSEEVVLGGVSFAHKSMQAVIDGIIELAEHAAKEPFDFQPEDTDALKAEVKKAVGADLASAYTIRAKGDRVAALSAAKSKAVDTFAKSDTNPAGIDPLKLISVFKELEADIVRRSILDTGIRIDGRTVDKVRPILGEVGILPRTHGSALFTRGETQAIVVATLGTGDDEQFIDALEGTYKESFLLHYNFPPFSVGETGRMGSPGRREIGHGKLAWRALRPMLPAKEDFPYTIRLVSEITESNGSSSMATVCGASLAMMDAGVPLIRPVSGIAMGLILEKDGFAVLSDILGDEDHLGDMDFKVAGTSEGLTSLQMDIKIAGITEEIMKQALAQAKGGREHILGEMNKAMDAPREEVGDYAPKIETITIPTDKIREVIGTGGKVIREIVATTGAKVDINDEGTVKVSASDGAKIKAAIDWIKSITQEAEVGAIYDGKVVKVVDFGAFVNFFGAKDGLVHVSQISNERVAKPSDVLKEGQIVKVKLLGFDDRGKTKLSMKVVDQETGEDLSKKEAAAEEA
- a CDS encoding ribonuclease T2, with product MTAMIIRTLIGGAVALGLAGAAQASDLKACTLPRDVVPAPAEVPPADQIHTDIPIAAYLLALYWSPEACRSNIPESDKAIQCEANSFGFTVHGLWPNGPDRVHPRYCRPSPPLSLKTVKANLCMTPSPWLLQHEWQAHGTCDWKTPEAYFKKARAVRAGLNVPDLQPEANGTMTAGQVRAAFLTRNRGLRAEGLNVRVNRDNRLTEVWVCLDLKFKPAACRGGNGTPDPVTIRVTPKR
- a CDS encoding TonB-dependent receptor, with translation MRNVSPRDPALPGIVSRQRRALGAAAVAGVAGLAFGAGLVQAAEAPASTALATAPADPTEISAVKVDGHRATDVQSAKYTAPLVDTPRSITVISNKIIEQTAATSLQDILRTSPGITFGAGEGGQPLADRPFIRGQASGNNVFVDGIRDSGGQTREVFNLEQVEVIKGPDSVYSGRGSGGGSINLGSKSPKPVSFLRGSLAAGTDANVRGTVDANQALGETAAVRLNLMYTQGDTPGRDSVDFRRWGVAPSLAFGLGTDTQVTASYYHLETEQDPDYGIPLAAKRSWGAAGTDGRTRPADGILDVSPDAYYGLSARDFLKTRADIATLIFNHQIHDDFAVRQAVRYSRSLNDYVVTNPGDGGVAQFVAGDWWMKRGTKTRWNPTTTVAAVTDFSGGFDLGTVENRFNLGIELAREINENATYVVFTRSGSACPAGFTANVTAAGAGDCTRLYAPSSSDSWNGTITRAPAARSVTKSAAIYGFDTIKLSEKLQVNLGGRYDVYKTRGTNVTVTSASGVITGAVFTSVPEAEWDFFNYQVGLVFKPTAASSLYGSYATASTPPTISAGDQNTATGTGTGNLATTLLDPEDTTSAELGAKWTLFADRLALSGALFRTERKNAQIQVAAGVYEQVGEAMVQGVELGISGHVTPRWQVFGGYTYMDSELVRGAYNGVNQGDPLANTPKHSLSLFSTYRVTRKIALGGGAYHVSRSFGGNQGGAGGGVNRVHAPAYSRYDAFASWAINDRIDLQLNVQNLTDERYILRTNGVHHADPAPARQTMLTVNVKY